The Methanobrevibacter sp. genome has a window encoding:
- a CDS encoding aldo/keto reductase: MQSTTIIYLLKTNIENMMQYGFGAMRLPQKDETDFTSIDEEEFEKMVETYMDSGYSHFDTAYPYHDGASEKMIRKYVVEKYPRDSFTLANKMPSFELQRQEDLDDIFNLQLERCGVDYFDYYMLHNVSTWTLDALRKFNAYDHLVNLKREGKAKHIGISLHDNAEILEEVLKEMPEIEFVLLQINYLDWENESVQSRECYEIARKYGKDIMIMEPMKGGTLAELPEDISEKFKQQNPDISIPGWALKFCLDLDGVITVLSGTSNLEQLEDNLNTMKHAKPLDDDERELIAEAVEEINQISTIPCTQCNYCINECPQKIPIPTFFELYNIEKRLPSNGWSPQQGLYRTYAMKTAEASDCTACGACIEKCPQHLDIPEYMEDIVELFHNEFY; this comes from the coding sequence TTGCAATCAACAACAATTATATATCTGTTGAAAACAAATATAGAAAACATGATGCAATATGGTTTTGGAGCAATGAGACTTCCGCAAAAAGACGAAACAGACTTCACTTCAATCGACGAGGAGGAGTTTGAAAAGATGGTTGAAACTTACATGGATTCAGGATACAGTCATTTCGACACAGCATACCCTTATCATGACGGCGCAAGCGAAAAGATGATAAGGAAATACGTCGTTGAGAAATATCCTCGCGATTCATTCACCCTGGCCAACAAGATGCCTTCATTCGAACTTCAAAGGCAAGAGGACCTTGACGACATATTCAACCTCCAGCTTGAAAGGTGCGGCGTGGACTACTTCGACTACTACATGCTTCACAACGTAAGCACATGGACACTGGACGCCCTCAGAAAGTTCAACGCCTACGACCATCTGGTAAACCTCAAAAGGGAAGGAAAGGCCAAGCACATCGGAATATCCCTCCACGACAACGCAGAAATCCTCGAGGAAGTGTTGAAGGAAATGCCAGAAATAGAATTCGTGCTGCTGCAGATAAACTATCTTGACTGGGAAAACGAATCAGTACAGTCAAGGGAATGCTACGAGATTGCAAGAAAATACGGCAAGGACATAATGATCATGGAACCGATGAAGGGAGGAACACTTGCAGAACTGCCTGAAGACATTTCAGAAAAATTCAAACAGCAAAATCCCGACATCTCAATTCCGGGATGGGCATTGAAGTTCTGCCTCGACCTTGACGGAGTAATCACAGTTCTCTCAGGTACCAGCAACCTTGAGCAGCTGGAGGACAATCTAAACACAATGAAGCATGCAAAACCATTGGATGATGATGAAAGGGAGCTCATTGCAGAGGCGGTAGAAGAGATAAATCAGATTTCAACAATCCCATGCACCCAGTGCAACTACTGCATAAACGAATGCCCTCAGAAAATACCAATCCCAACATTCTTCGAGCTCTACAACATCGAAAAGAGACTTCCTTCAAACGGCTGGTCACCACAGCAGGGTCTCTACAGGACATATGCAATGAAAACCGCAGAGGCAAGCGACTGCACAGCCTGCGGAGCATGTATAGAAAAATGTCCTCAGCACCTGGACATTCCGGAATACATGGAAGACATTGTGGAACTGTTCCATAACGAGTTCTACTAA